A single genomic interval of Calonectris borealis unplaced genomic scaffold, bCalBor7.hap1.2 HAP1_SCAFFOLD_49, whole genome shotgun sequence harbors:
- the LOC142076415 gene encoding olfactory receptor 14C36-like, whose translation MMVCSVTWFQDVSAETSSNRGGVTEDVMKVMECLEGQSEYLIGLPYLDRVINVEQIFGKEKVLRKKYTVLWRVDSTTVVSTMKPFPMRTMQQMIRKPVKRKLCSPMEKRRGATMEEMLLGPDAQRQQPSNTSSITQFLLLAFADTRELQLLHFWLFLGIYLAALLGNGLIITAIVCDHRLHTPMYFFLLNLSVLDLGSISTTVPKSMVNSLWNTRAISYLGCAAQLFLFVFLMSAELYLLTIMAYDRYVAICQPLHYGTLLGSRACVHMAAAAWGSGFLTALLHTANTFSLPLCKGNAVDQFFCEIPPLLKLSCSRAYLSEIGLLVFTFSLGFGCFVFTVVSYVQIFRAVLRIPSEQGWHKAFSTCIPHLAVVSLFASTVVFANLKPPSISTISLDLVVSVLYSMIPPAVNPLIYSMRNKELKNALKNLIREVVFQQK comes from the exons ATGATGGTGTGCAGCGTCACTTGGTTCCAGGATGTGTCTGCAGAGACCAGTTCCAACAGAGGGGGTGTCACAGAAGACGTGATGAAGGTCATGGAATGCTTAGAAGGGCAAAGTGAATACCTGATAGGTCTGCCCTACTTAGACCG TGTGATTAATGTAGAGCAgatctttgggaaggagaaagtccTCAGGAAGAAGTACACGGTGCTGTGGAGGGTTGACTCCACCACAGTGGTAAGCACGATGAAGCCATTCCCTATGAGGACCATGCAGCAGATGATCAGGAAGCCTGTGAAGCGCAAGCTCTGCAG ccccatggagaagcgCAGAGGTGCTACAATGGAGGAAATGCTGTTGG gaCCCGATGCCCAGAGGCAGCAACCGTCCAACACCAgttccatcacccagttcctcctcctggccttcgcagacacgcgggagctgcagctcttgcacttctggctcttcctgggcatctacctggctgccctgctgggcaacggcctcatcatcaccgccatagtctgcgaccaccgcctccacacccccatgtacttcttcctcctcaacctctctgtccttgatctgggctccatctccaccactgtccctaAATCCATGGTCAATTCCCTCTggaacaccagggccatctcctacttgggatgtgctgcccagctctttctgtttgtctttttgatGTCAGCAGAATTGTATCTTCTCACCAttatggcctatgaccgctatgttgccatctgccaacccctgcactacgggaccctcctgggcagcagagcttgtgtccacatggcagcagctgcctggggcagtgggtttctcactgctctgctgcacactgccaatacattttcattgcccctctgcaagggcaatgctgtggaccaattcttctgtgaaattcccccactcctcaagctctcctgctcacgtGCCTACCTCAGCGAAATTGGGCTTCTagtgtttactttttctttaggatttgggtgttttgtgttcactgtggtgtcctatgtgcagatcttcagggctgtgctgaggatcccctctgagcaggggtggcacaaagccttttccacgtgcatccctcacctggccgtggtctccctgtttgccAGCACTGTCGTGTTTGCtaacctgaagcccccctccatctccaccatatccctggatctggtggtgagtGTTCTGTACTCAATgatacctccagcagtcaaccccctcatctacagcatgaggaacaaggaactcaagaatgccctgaagaacctgattcgagaagtagtatttcagcagaaataa